The genomic segment atgatgagTGAGGTCAGAGTTGATCATTGTCCTGCTATGAGTGATTTGATCCTTCATTCAGGATcataacagcaaacacacattcagtacaCTGTAATATGGAATTGCTTACACCAGTACAGTGATGTTTGAGACTTATTTCAgcagtattcagatcctttactttaatatcaaaatactctattacaagtaaaagtcttgcatttgaaattttacctaagtaaaattataatgtattatcgggaaaatgtatataaagtatcacaagtaaaagtactccattaTGTTAttactgatatattattatgtatcaCATTATTAGATTAATGATACTGATCCATCAGTGTGTAAGCACCATTTTAcatagttttaactactttatatacagtttggtagtttagtccagtggttcccaaggGTTTTGGCCCCTCCAATGGGTCACAAGATATGTcggaggggtcacaagatgattaataggagaggaaagaagaaaaaacaaacaaaaaaatctgtgcttttttgtgaaataatagATCATTTTACTTTTGGGAGGACTGCTAACAACacatagacatctgaaatgtgacaggAAGCCCCAACCAAACAATGTCTTTTTGCAATGAGTCACAAGCCACATATGTTGGGAATCACTGATTTAATCTTACAataacaatgcattgtattttatcagCTTATCATGTGGTTCTTCatgtaaaattaaatgtaaaatagtgagtaaaaagcacaatatttctctctgaaatgtaaaggactagaagtataaagtaacataaaagggaaatactcaagtaaagtacaagtacctcaaaattgcactttCAGTTTCTCTGGGTGGCAGTGGGATTTATAAATATTGTTTATTCTGTTCCACTAAATCAACATCATCACATGATATCCACATTATCataaacagcagacacacacacacctacagatgGGTAATGCGAGCGCAGCGGGCCTTGTTTGTTGCTTCAGCATTTATCTAGTCGCTAAACACAATTACAGTATAGTTACAGGGCTGATGAGCAGCGCTGATTGTGGCAGCAGACATCGAGTCAtcgctgaaggaggaggagtagcCTGAAAAAGAGGGTCAATGCAGCTAAATAAACactactgtaaatgtgtcagtgtaAGGCAGAAGGCTATTTTTCTCTTATcaaatgctgtgttttcaaatgCCATGTTGGTCAAGATGTATGTACGCATGCCCTTTTTTCAATAGATGTGTTTTTCCCTGCGAACATGAAACAGTGTTATATGGttgcaaaacatttcactgaagtAGATATTCTTGTATTCTTGAACATGCAAAGTCAACACCAACCACACCAGTGCTACTTCTATTACTTGCATGCAACTGTAGCTCAGTGTTAATGCTCTTTCCATTTTCTCAAAGGgtgtaaaaaatacaattatcaAAACTTAAAAACTGGATGGAGACCAAAGAGAGCATCTTAAAAATATCACTGTGAAGTTAAGTGTTCACATAACAGCTGAGCTCATCTATGGCATGTTGAGTGACTGTGTTCATCATGTTTTCCGCCAACAGAGATTTAACCTGTCAGTCCAGTTACCCTGCAGGTGCACTGTAAgacatttcatgtcatttcaacTTGCAAATGAAAGTTCACCTGCTGCcttgaaaatgcaaattaactCAACTTGAAGACAACCTTTGTTTCAACTCATTAATTAAAGTTCATCTAGTTGATATGACTACAATGTTCTAGTTGtctcaacattgttttttatgttttctaagTTGATTTAACTTTGTACTCAGAGTTAAAACAAAGACTAACCTTACATTATCAGTGCAAGAAAACCTTATTTACCTAgtcaaacaaactcacattcTGATATTATAACTCACACTTTCAAgttctatatttatataacttGCCATTTCAAGGATTCGaggatttacattttaaatatgtttcaacTTCGATGTATAAGTTATATTGACTGATTATTGCAAGTTTGCTTGATTTATTAATCACAATTAATAGTTGCAGCGCATTTGTTCAgaaatatcatttattttaaaaaacaatgttttacatGAACTTTGATCTCAAAGTTGATCATCATAAGATCAGCAAGAACAATGTTGCACATTGTTACACATGCCTACATCAAGGCACTTGAGTGTTTACACGTTGGTCCCACAGTTTccaaacagtatataaaatccATATACTGAATATGAAGAACAAGGTACATTGTAAAATATTTACCAAATACTGCCAAAACTGTAATTGACAATAGgacagatgaagaaagagaaataaggGATACTGAGAGCTTTTATGAACCATACAATAAACTTCCTGACTAGATAGATTATTTTAAAACCATTCTAAAATAAATTTGTTGGTTCATTATGAAAGTTACTTcctcaaaacaaattcaaacaatCAATACAGTTCAGGACAGCATTAGGTTTTCCACCTTAATTCTTTCCTCATTTCTTGACCTGCTTTGACCATACCTGACCTGAGCTGTAAAAAACTACACTGCTGAATACAGTCAGTGGTGTACAAACAATGTTTGTTAAGAACAATGCAGGAGACCCCAAAAAACAGGTTCCTCTCAATAAGGGCTTCAAATGTACACTCATTTGTGTTAAGGATCTAAGCAGCTGGATGTACtgcagaggatgtacttcctgaggcagctgaggaagtttaacctgccacaaaaaatgctggttcacttctacactgccatcatagagtccatcctcacctcctccatcaccgtctggtacgctgctgcctccaccaaggacagacgcagactgcagcgtatcatccgctctgcagagagggtgatcggctgcaaccttccatctcttcaggacctgtactcctccaggaccctgaggagagcagggaagatcgctgccgacccctcccaccccggacaccatctgttcgaccccctcccctctggcaggaggctgcggtccatcaggaccaaaacctcccgccacaaaaacagtttcttcccctctgcagtcaacctgacaaactctcactgacccccccccagaacacaaacacaagctatacgttatattatcgtacatcacccctgtccccactgcgttacattaacgcacccaccccctactggacactttatctggacactttactttattctggtcactgcactgttgttatttatcttatcttattttttatttttatttttattcttattcttattttagcttttatattctacttatttgttatcaaaacaatagcaccttcagaccacaacaaattccttgtaatgtatgttacttaaacagtttctgattctgattctgattctgagctgTACAAACTACACTgccaaaaacaagaacaatgtgcagaacaaacaagagtCCAAAACAACAACTCCTTTCTGCCAGGAGCAATGatgcacattcatttgtttacagGCGATATCTCAGCAGTTTATTTCTGAGCCCATGGATTCTTGCTGAGCACTGGTCCGCTTTGATGCTCATGATGACCTTCTGAAGGAACTCAAAGCAGTACTTCATATTACGGGGGTACTCGAGGTTGAGGCAGTAGATTGCCCCCATTAACATGGCAAAACCTGTGGGCACATCTCTGAGGTCATGTAGGATGATTGTCTCCTCTACCACCACAGCCACATTGAAGACTTCCAGAGGAAATGCATCAAGCAGAGGGCCTTCGTGTCCAATCAACAGTCCAACCTGCATTCCTTTTATGATCACATCAAGGGTTTCTCCATGAGCCTaatgacaaagacacacatgtcttaactgacattttcaaattttaaGCATCACTGCCAgtcaaagaaaatacataaaatatgttaaatgagTTCTAATTTTCCAGTGGTTACTTTAtgctacattttaaatgtaattttatggCTTAAACTTATCAAAGTACGACTGAAATAAATACAGGGAAAAGAGCAAGGTCAGCACTTCTGCAGTCATTATTGCCA from the Enoplosus armatus isolate fEnoArm2 chromosome 4, fEnoArm2.hap1, whole genome shotgun sequence genome contains:
- the LOC139284778 gene encoding uncharacterized protein, encoding MDSWPALFCERQLCAEFSRIVTKDLLESFLEGLDAMVPSLLEAYKAAVASGRRLTLSGVLQCLQKEDTNQNRRMAALLGLPKFLSEDSADIIRMCDAHGETLDVIIKGMQVGLLIGHEGPLLDAFPLEVFNVAVVVEETIILHDLRDVPTGFAMLMGAIYCLNLEYPRNMKYCFEFLQKVIMSIKADQCSARIHGLRNKLLRYRL